A genomic stretch from Bosea sp. F3-2 includes:
- a CDS encoding MFS transporter, which yields MQRAKLLPLIVACALFMENTDSTVIATSLPVIAKSLGEDPIALKLALTSYLVSLAVFIPISGWMADRFGARTIFRSALCVFMLGSILCAVSSSLGAFVGARFVQGMGGAMMVPVGRLVILRSVSKSEIVGALAYLTVPALVGPVVGPPLGGFITTYFDWRWIFFINIPIGFVGIVLSSLFFEDIREEDVAPLDVKGFLLSSFGFASLMLGLATGGRHLVPTFVSYGCVLAGAAALAAYWFHARRVPYPVLNLSLFRIPTFRIGVVGGSIFRTGIGAIPFLLPLMLQLGFGLDALQSGLITFVSAAGALIMKTLARTILARYGFRRVLAVNAVVGAAFLAASGLFTPTTPHAIMLSVLLVGGCFRSLQFTGINALSYADVSNREMSSATSLSSVAQQLSLSMGVTIGAFVLEAANTFNGGKALAAGDFWPAFAIVGLVSASSVLWMAQLAPDAGAEVSGHVPVSARKVTAEALADQKPLE from the coding sequence TTGCAACGCGCCAAACTGCTTCCTCTCATCGTCGCCTGCGCGCTGTTCATGGAGAACACCGACTCGACCGTGATCGCGACCTCGCTGCCGGTGATCGCGAAGTCGCTGGGCGAGGATCCGATCGCGCTGAAGCTCGCTCTGACCTCCTATCTGGTGAGCCTCGCCGTCTTCATCCCGATCTCGGGCTGGATGGCCGATCGGTTCGGCGCCCGCACGATCTTCCGCTCGGCGCTCTGCGTCTTCATGCTCGGTTCGATCCTCTGTGCCGTATCGAGCTCGCTCGGCGCCTTCGTCGGCGCGCGCTTCGTTCAGGGCATGGGCGGGGCGATGATGGTCCCGGTCGGGCGCCTCGTCATCCTGCGCAGCGTCAGCAAGTCGGAGATCGTTGGCGCACTGGCCTATCTGACGGTCCCCGCCCTGGTCGGGCCGGTGGTCGGGCCGCCGCTCGGCGGCTTCATCACCACCTATTTCGACTGGCGCTGGATCTTCTTCATCAACATTCCCATCGGCTTCGTCGGCATCGTGCTGTCGAGCCTGTTCTTCGAGGATATTCGCGAGGAGGATGTCGCGCCGCTGGATGTGAAGGGCTTCCTGCTGTCCTCCTTCGGCTTCGCCAGCCTGATGCTGGGCCTGGCGACCGGCGGCCGGCATCTGGTGCCTACATTCGTTTCCTATGGCTGTGTGCTGGCCGGCGCGGCGGCGCTGGCGGCCTATTGGTTCCACGCCCGCCGGGTGCCCTATCCGGTGCTCAACCTGTCGCTGTTCCGGATCCCGACCTTCCGGATCGGCGTTGTCGGCGGCTCGATCTTCCGCACCGGCATCGGCGCGATCCCTTTCCTGCTGCCGCTGATGCTGCAGCTCGGCTTCGGGCTCGATGCCTTGCAGTCAGGCCTGATCACCTTCGTTTCGGCGGCCGGCGCACTGATCATGAAGACGCTGGCGAGGACCATCCTGGCGCGCTACGGCTTCCGCCGCGTGCTTGCCGTCAATGCCGTGGTCGGCGCGGCCTTCCTCGCGGCCTCCGGCCTGTTCACCCCGACCACGCCGCATGCGATCATGCTCTCCGTGCTGCTGGTCGGCGGCTGCTTCCGCTCGCTGCAGTTCACCGGCATCAACGCGTTGAGCTACGCCGACGTCTCCAATCGCGAGATGTCGAGCGCGACGAGCCTGTCGAGCGTCGCCCAGCAGCTCTCGCTCAGCATGGGCGTGACTATCGGCGCCTTCGTGCTGGAGGCCGCCAACACCTTCAATGGCGGCAAGGCGCTCGCTGCCGGCGATTTCTGGCCGGCCTTCGCCATCGTCGGGCTGGTGTCGGCGTCCTCGGTCCTCTGGATGGCGCAGCTTGCGCCCGATGCCGGCGCCGAAGTTTCGGGCCATGTTCCGGTCAGCGCGCGCAAGGTCACGGCCGAGGCGCTCGCTGATCAGAAGCCGCTGGAGTAG